A region from the Kribbella shirazensis genome encodes:
- a CDS encoding LLM class flavin-dependent oxidoreductase — MSERRFRFGVVGSPRTGEEWMTTVRRAAELGYSTVLMPDGLQLPSPFPSLAMAAAVADIRVGTFVVAAPLRTPRAAAWEAHTLTVLTDGRFDFGIGTGRPDAEQQTAEIGLRWGSAKERRDQVRETLDQLAKLAGDRRTPIMLAAGGPRALALAAARADIVSLAKDAMTPRADVLRLVRDLRELAGSRADDIELAMNLFAAGTRELPPWTKRAAGVEPEVLEASDSLMMLRGTPQEMADELQRRRDEFGTSYISVNSTYLEDLAPVVEMLNGK, encoded by the coding sequence ATGAGCGAGAGACGATTCCGGTTCGGTGTGGTGGGCAGTCCGCGGACCGGTGAGGAGTGGATGACGACCGTACGCCGGGCGGCGGAGCTCGGGTACTCGACCGTGCTGATGCCCGACGGGCTGCAGTTGCCGTCGCCGTTCCCGTCACTCGCGATGGCCGCGGCGGTCGCGGACATCCGGGTCGGCACGTTCGTCGTGGCCGCTCCGCTCCGGACTCCGCGGGCGGCCGCCTGGGAGGCTCACACGTTGACCGTGCTCACCGACGGCCGGTTCGACTTCGGCATCGGCACCGGACGTCCGGACGCCGAGCAGCAGACGGCCGAGATCGGGCTGCGGTGGGGCTCGGCGAAGGAGCGCCGCGACCAGGTGCGCGAGACCCTGGACCAGCTGGCGAAGCTCGCCGGGGATCGCCGTACGCCGATCATGCTGGCGGCCGGCGGACCGCGGGCGCTCGCGCTGGCGGCGGCCCGGGCCGACATCGTCTCGCTGGCGAAGGATGCGATGACACCACGCGCCGACGTCCTGCGCTTGGTGCGGGACCTGCGTGAGCTGGCCGGATCGCGCGCCGACGACATCGAGCTGGCGATGAACCTGTTCGCGGCCGGGACCCGTGAGCTGCCTCCGTGGACGAAGCGCGCGGCCGGCGTCGAGCCCGAGGTGCTCGAGGCGAGCGACTCGCTGATGATGCTGCGCGGTACGCCGCAGGAGATGGCGGACGAGCTGCAGCGGCGCAGGGACGAGTTCGGTACGTCGTACATCAGCGTCAACTCGACCTACCTCGAGGACCTGGCGCCCGTGGTCGAGATGCTGAACGGGAAGTAG
- a CDS encoding asparaginase, which yields MTEPVILADVVRSDFVEGHHRGSVVVTNPDGSVAWSAGVVDQPMFPRSSNKPMQALGMLRNGLQLDGKLLALAGASHSGEQFHLDGVREILALAGEDETALRTPPAYPLDDAARDAWVRAGHGPERVVMNCSGKHAAMVLTCARNGWSYREQDYRSPDHPLQQEIRTALEDAAGEKVSYVAVDGCGAPIFALTLSGLARSFGLFAAAAPGTLEAKVKDAFRAHPEYASGSTRDEYELMRDTDGLFCKAGAEGVYAVGLADGRGIALKLEDGTPRARKVVMAATLQRLGISNETIENHLHFDLTGGDHVVGAVRPHAPTFA from the coding sequence GTGACCGAACCTGTGATCCTGGCTGATGTCGTCCGCAGCGACTTCGTCGAAGGCCACCACCGCGGCTCCGTCGTCGTGACCAATCCCGACGGCTCCGTCGCCTGGTCCGCCGGCGTCGTGGACCAGCCGATGTTCCCGCGCTCGTCCAACAAGCCCATGCAGGCCCTCGGCATGCTCCGCAACGGGCTCCAGTTGGACGGCAAGCTCCTCGCCCTCGCCGGCGCCTCCCACTCCGGCGAACAGTTCCACCTCGACGGCGTCCGCGAGATCCTCGCGCTGGCCGGCGAGGACGAGACCGCGCTGCGCACGCCCCCGGCGTACCCGCTGGACGACGCCGCCCGCGACGCCTGGGTCCGCGCCGGCCACGGCCCGGAGCGGGTGGTGATGAACTGCTCGGGCAAGCATGCGGCGATGGTCCTGACCTGCGCGCGCAACGGGTGGTCGTACCGCGAGCAGGACTACCGATCGCCGGACCACCCGCTGCAGCAGGAGATCCGGACCGCGCTCGAGGACGCGGCCGGAGAGAAGGTCTCGTACGTCGCCGTCGACGGCTGCGGCGCCCCGATCTTCGCGCTGACGCTGTCCGGACTGGCCCGGTCCTTCGGGCTGTTCGCGGCCGCGGCGCCGGGGACGCTCGAGGCGAAGGTGAAGGACGCGTTCCGCGCACACCCGGAGTACGCCAGCGGGAGCACCCGTGACGAGTACGAGCTGATGCGGGACACCGACGGGCTGTTCTGCAAGGCCGGCGCCGAGGGTGTGTACGCCGTGGGGCTCGCCGACGGCCGCGGGATCGCGCTGAAGCTCGAGGACGGGACGCCCCGTGCCCGCAAGGTCGTCATGGCGGCGACCCTCCAGCGCCTCGGCATCAGCAACGAGACGATCGAGAACCACCTGCACTTCGACCTCACCGGCGGCGACCACGTCGTCGGCGCAGTCCGCCCGCACGCCCCGACGTTCGCCTGA
- a CDS encoding YgfZ/GcvT domain-containing protein produces the protein MSRNRSPLLDHPGAVEADGPDAGVAAHYGSDLREQRALVAGQAFVDLSHRDVVTISGPDRLTWLHALTTQYFEGLKPGTSTTALLLSPTGHVEHVMYGVDDGETFWLHTEPGAAAALVEWLQKMVFMSRVEIADVTDDYAIVWRPGAAAGEHLTRSGEDSLGGHEVFLPRGELTGLEGPAAGVWAYEALRIEAGAPRFGLDSDERAIPNELGWLGVGVHLNKGCYRGQETVARVHNLGRPPRRLVRLHLDGSVDHLPAHGYAVRAGDKQVGFIGSAARHHELGPIALALIKRNVDPSAALEIVADDQPTVTATQELLVDPEVGLHVRSRL, from the coding sequence ATGTCACGCAACCGCAGCCCCCTCCTGGACCATCCTGGCGCGGTCGAGGCCGACGGACCCGACGCCGGCGTCGCCGCGCATTACGGCTCCGACCTGCGCGAACAGCGCGCACTGGTCGCGGGTCAGGCGTTCGTCGACCTGTCGCACCGCGACGTGGTGACGATCAGCGGCCCGGACCGGCTGACCTGGCTGCACGCGTTGACCACGCAGTACTTCGAAGGTCTGAAGCCCGGTACGTCGACGACGGCGCTGCTGCTGTCGCCGACGGGGCACGTCGAGCACGTGATGTACGGCGTGGACGACGGGGAAACGTTCTGGTTGCACACGGAGCCTGGTGCGGCCGCGGCGTTGGTGGAGTGGCTGCAGAAGATGGTGTTCATGTCGCGTGTCGAGATCGCGGACGTGACCGACGACTACGCGATCGTCTGGCGACCGGGCGCCGCTGCCGGCGAGCATCTGACCCGGAGCGGCGAGGATTCGCTGGGCGGTCACGAGGTGTTCCTGCCGCGCGGCGAGCTGACCGGTCTGGAGGGTCCGGCGGCCGGCGTCTGGGCGTACGAGGCGCTCCGGATCGAGGCGGGCGCACCGCGGTTCGGCCTGGACAGCGACGAGCGCGCGATCCCCAACGAGCTGGGCTGGCTCGGCGTCGGCGTCCATCTCAACAAGGGCTGCTACCGCGGCCAGGAAACGGTCGCCCGCGTCCACAACCTCGGCCGCCCGCCGCGCCGTCTCGTCCGCCTGCACCTGGACGGCTCCGTCGACCACCTCCCGGCGCACGGGTACGCCGTCCGCGCCGGCGACAAGCAGGTCGGCTTCATCGGCTCCGCCGCTCGCCACCACGAACTCGGCCCGATCGCCCTGGCCCTGATCAAGCGCAACGTGGACCCGTCGGCCGCCCTCGAGATCGTCGCCGACGACCAGCCCACCGTCACCGCCACCCAGGAGCTCCTGGTAGACCCCGAGGTAGGCCTCCACGTCCGCTCCCGGCTGTGA
- a CDS encoding erythromycin esterase family protein — translation MPEAFRGTTRPVGALRQSIGGAQIAGLGEAPHGTAEITHLKQCAAENVRWWHGFTRNKVIYWAASAHTANAPHLRVTLPPGTGRLVRRSAPH, via the coding sequence ATGCCTGAAGCCTTCCGCGGGACGACGCGGCCCGTCGGCGCTCTCAGGCAGTCCATCGGCGGCGCACAGATCGCCGGGCTGGGCGAGGCACCTCACGGAACCGCGGAGATCACGCACCTCAAGCAGTGCGCGGCCGAGAACGTCCGCTGGTGGCACGGGTTCACCCGCAACAAGGTCATCTACTGGGCAGCCAGCGCCCACACCGCCAACGCACCCCACCTGCGCGTCACCCTGCCACCCGGCACCGGCCGACTGGTTCGACGTAGTGCTCCACACTAA